Proteins encoded within one genomic window of Gemmatimonadaceae bacterium:
- a CDS encoding glycosyl hydrolase has product MPRRILVIPLLLATGAPALAQRGGPPPAPARAPAIDSTFVRIPHWRFVGPDGNRVIAVAGVPGEYRTYYAGAASGGLFKSTNGGIRWSPITDSLRVSSVSAVAVAPSDANVVWFGTGETFLRSNISIGDGIYRSTDAGQHWKRMGLENTGRIGRVVIHPTNPDIVYAAAQGHGYGPQQDRGLYRTTDGGANWKRVLFVNDSTGVIDVVMDPTNPRVLFAASWQQYIVPWDKNSGGAGSGIWMSRDAGDTWVRLDGGPGGTGWGRGLPRTGTMGKIGIGIARSDPQRVYALIEMREPAFYRSDDGGRSWRAVNRDHDLLERPQYYTRIGVNPADANNVFFVGVRFIGTLDGGLTKMANPPRAGGDLHDIWWDHVDPSRFVVGDDGGVGITIDGGRSFTRIVLPNAQMYHVNTDTKIPYNLYGNRQDGYSYGGPSNSRGSRSIGVWSAVGGCESGWAIPDTVDGRTVWSGCYDAGLERFDLQTRMARAVEPWPEAGYGVPPKDLRYRFQWTFPIHISPHDHNTVYVGSQYVHKTTNGGQTWTLISPDLSTNDSTKQQSSGGFVIDNLFVENVTVTFAIAESPLQKDLIWVGTMDGLLHLTRDGGKTWTNLTANVPGLPKWSTITNIEPSKYDVATAYMAVDAHLINDRDPYIYKTTDYGRTWTRINGDIPVSVFSYVHVVREDPVRRGMLYAGTENAIYVSLDDGAHWMEINGDMPHAPVSWLTVQGHFHDLVVATYGRGFYIADDISYLRSMADSLATRRLTMMPMRPTYRFRRVATPIAATNSMVGGEDPPLAATINYAVGQVPRDSTARDSVRFVVSDANGGVVRRFATGAPRRGLNRALWDLRYDAPRRAKLRTAPPGNTWLRVTDSRPLVPWDLDLVGGQVGPLVAPGRYTVAMAWGRDTLRQIVEVRRDPNSEGTDADIAAQVALALRIRDALSETVAVIDEAEWQRRGFEQLRSTLREKIRDARQFGAAPGRDPKLADAEAFLKDIDDIERKVLTIEGKLYDITLTGAREDAFRSPNQLYEKLASVGSDVSASSADFRPTDQQGEVYTLLRQQLDGLKAQFAQLVAGDLTLFAQKAARLGLQPPPIVQ; this is encoded by the coding sequence GTGCCCCGTCGTATCCTCGTCATACCCCTCCTCCTGGCCACCGGCGCCCCTGCCCTCGCACAGCGCGGCGGCCCCCCACCCGCCCCCGCGCGGGCCCCGGCGATCGACTCGACGTTCGTGCGCATTCCGCACTGGCGTTTCGTGGGTCCCGACGGAAACCGCGTCATCGCGGTCGCCGGGGTTCCGGGAGAATACCGGACCTACTACGCCGGCGCCGCAAGCGGCGGGCTCTTCAAGAGCACCAACGGCGGCATCCGCTGGTCACCGATCACCGACTCGTTGCGCGTCTCGTCAGTGAGCGCGGTCGCGGTGGCGCCAAGCGATGCGAACGTGGTGTGGTTCGGCACAGGCGAGACCTTCCTGCGCAGCAACATCTCCATCGGCGACGGCATCTATCGATCGACCGATGCGGGCCAGCACTGGAAGCGCATGGGACTGGAGAACACGGGTCGTATCGGCCGCGTCGTGATCCACCCAACGAATCCGGACATCGTCTACGCCGCGGCACAGGGGCACGGCTACGGGCCGCAGCAGGACCGGGGGCTCTACCGTACAACCGACGGCGGCGCGAACTGGAAGCGCGTGTTGTTCGTGAACGACAGCACCGGCGTCATCGACGTGGTGATGGATCCGACGAATCCGCGCGTGCTGTTCGCGGCGAGCTGGCAGCAGTATATCGTGCCCTGGGACAAGAACTCCGGTGGCGCGGGGAGCGGCATCTGGATGTCGCGCGATGCCGGGGACACGTGGGTGCGTCTCGATGGCGGCCCAGGGGGCACGGGCTGGGGGCGTGGCCTCCCGCGCACGGGGACGATGGGCAAGATCGGAATCGGCATCGCGCGCAGCGATCCGCAGCGGGTCTACGCGCTGATCGAGATGCGCGAGCCGGCGTTCTACCGCTCCGATGACGGCGGGCGCTCGTGGCGCGCAGTGAATCGCGACCACGACCTGCTCGAGCGTCCACAGTACTACACACGCATCGGCGTGAACCCGGCGGACGCGAACAACGTGTTCTTCGTGGGCGTACGCTTCATTGGCACGCTGGACGGCGGCCTCACCAAGATGGCGAACCCCCCGAGAGCCGGCGGCGACCTGCACGACATCTGGTGGGATCACGTCGACCCCAGCCGCTTCGTCGTGGGCGACGACGGCGGGGTGGGCATCACGATCGACGGCGGCCGCTCGTTCACGCGCATCGTGTTGCCCAACGCGCAGATGTATCACGTGAATACCGATACCAAGATCCCGTACAACCTCTACGGCAACCGGCAGGACGGCTACTCGTACGGCGGCCCGAGCAACTCGCGCGGCTCGCGATCGATCGGCGTGTGGAGCGCCGTGGGCGGATGCGAAAGCGGCTGGGCCATTCCGGACACGGTCGATGGTCGCACGGTCTGGAGCGGGTGCTATGATGCCGGCCTGGAACGCTTCGACCTGCAGACCCGGATGGCGCGCGCCGTGGAACCATGGCCCGAAGCCGGCTATGGAGTTCCGCCCAAGGATCTCAGGTATCGCTTCCAGTGGACCTTCCCGATCCACATCTCCCCACACGACCACAACACGGTGTACGTGGGCTCGCAGTACGTGCACAAGACCACCAATGGCGGCCAGACCTGGACACTGATTTCGCCGGATCTGAGCACCAACGACAGCACCAAGCAGCAGTCGTCAGGCGGATTCGTGATCGACAACCTGTTCGTCGAGAACGTGACGGTCACGTTCGCGATCGCCGAGTCTCCCCTGCAGAAGGACCTGATCTGGGTGGGGACGATGGACGGGTTGCTGCACCTCACCCGCGACGGCGGCAAGACGTGGACGAACCTCACGGCCAACGTCCCGGGCCTGCCGAAGTGGAGCACGATCACGAACATCGAACCGAGCAAGTACGACGTGGCCACGGCGTACATGGCCGTTGATGCGCACCTCATCAACGATCGCGATCCCTACATCTACAAGACGACGGACTACGGTCGCACCTGGACGCGCATCAACGGTGACATTCCGGTCAGCGTGTTCAGCTATGTGCACGTGGTACGCGAAGATCCGGTCCGGCGCGGGATGCTCTACGCCGGAACCGAGAACGCCATCTACGTATCGCTGGACGACGGCGCGCACTGGATGGAGATCAACGGCGACATGCCGCACGCGCCGGTGAGCTGGCTCACCGTGCAGGGGCATTTCCACGACCTGGTGGTCGCCACGTACGGTCGCGGGTTCTACATCGCCGACGACATCAGCTACCTGCGGTCGATGGCCGACTCACTGGCGACGCGCCGCCTGACGATGATGCCGATGCGACCGACGTACCGCTTCCGACGGGTGGCGACGCCGATCGCGGCCACCAACTCGATGGTCGGCGGCGAAGATCCGCCGCTCGCGGCGACGATCAACTATGCCGTGGGCCAGGTGCCCCGCGACTCGACGGCGCGCGACTCCGTGCGGTTTGTGGTGTCCGACGCCAACGGCGGCGTGGTGCGCCGATTCGCAACCGGCGCGCCGCGACGCGGGCTCAACCGCGCGCTCTGGGATCTGCGCTACGACGCGCCGCGGCGCGCGAAACTGCGCACCGCCCCACCGGGAAACACGTGGCTGCGCGTGACCGACTCGCGACCGCTGGTGCCGTGGGATCTGGACCTGGTTGGCGGACAGGTCGGGCCCCTGGTCGCACCTGGTCGATACACGGTGGCCATGGCGTGGGGGCGCGATACCCTGCGGCAGATCGTCGAGGTGCGCCGCGACCCGAACAGCGAAGGCACGGACGCCGATATCGCCGCGCAGGTCGCGCTCGCGCTGCGGATTCGGGACGCACTGAGTGAGACGGTGGCCGTCATCGACGAGGCCGAATGGCAGCGCCGCGGGTTCGAGCAGCTCCGCTCCACCCTTCGGGAGAAGATCCGTGACGCGCGCCAGTTTGGTGCCGCACCCGGGCGTGATCCCAAACTTGCCGATGCGGAAGCATTCCTCAAGGACATCGACGACATCGAACGCAAGGTGCTGACGATCGAGGGCAAGCTCTACGACATCACGCTCACCGGCGCGCGCGAAGACGCGTTCCGGAGCCCGAATCAGCTGTACGAGAAGCTGGCATCGGTCGGCAGCGACGTGTCCGCGTCGAGCGCCGACTTCCGCCCGACGGACCAGCAGGGCGAGGTGTACACGCTGCTCCGGCAGCAGCTCGACGGGCTCAAGGCGCAGTTTGCCCAGCTCGTGGCCGGCGACCTGACCCTCTTTGCCCAGAAGGCCGCTCGACTGGGGCTTCAGCCACCGCCGATCGTTCAGTAG
- a CDS encoding sodium:solute symporter family protein: MTLHLPLLLAYAAVLVGVGLWVGRRVQSADGFFVAGRGLGPGLLFATLIAANIGAGSTVGAAGLGYRDGLAGWWWVGAAGFGSLVQAFWIGPRMRRVAEEHRLRTVGDYLEFRFGPRVRVVTSVLLWVGTVAILAGQLIAMSTLFSAMIGSPKWVGCLLGGVVVTAYFTAGGLLSSAWVNVVQVVVKFAGFALAFPVALAALGGWEGFRAALPADPGYVDPWRNGASGWMYLALLGPAFIVSPGLLQKIFGARDDRTVRIGVGLNALVLLGFAAVPVLMGMMARVSHPALASPQLALPTLLVHDVPVGIGALGLAALFSAEVSSADAILFMLATSLSQDLYKRTLRPSATDAQVLRVARFAAVAGGGLGIAIALAADTIVGTLSFFYSVLGVCLFVPIVGGLTVRRVDTRATLWAIVGGIVVMLGLRLGAGEAWHGLTPAMVGLATALLAAAGSVALGPARAGSR, from the coding sequence GTGACGCTGCACCTCCCGCTCCTCCTCGCGTACGCCGCGGTGCTCGTTGGGGTCGGCCTCTGGGTCGGGCGGCGCGTGCAGAGCGCCGACGGGTTCTTCGTCGCCGGGCGCGGCCTCGGACCAGGGCTGCTCTTCGCAACACTGATCGCGGCCAACATCGGGGCCGGTTCCACCGTCGGTGCGGCCGGGTTGGGCTACCGCGACGGCCTCGCCGGGTGGTGGTGGGTCGGTGCGGCCGGATTCGGTTCACTGGTGCAGGCGTTCTGGATCGGCCCGCGCATGCGACGGGTCGCGGAGGAGCACCGGCTGAGGACCGTCGGCGACTACCTCGAGTTCCGGTTTGGTCCCCGCGTGCGCGTGGTGACGAGCGTTTTGCTGTGGGTGGGCACCGTGGCCATCCTGGCCGGGCAGCTCATCGCGATGTCGACGCTCTTCTCTGCCATGATCGGCTCACCGAAGTGGGTCGGGTGTCTGCTCGGCGGCGTCGTGGTCACGGCGTACTTCACCGCCGGTGGGCTGCTGTCGAGCGCCTGGGTCAACGTCGTGCAGGTCGTCGTCAAGTTCGCCGGCTTCGCGCTCGCGTTCCCCGTCGCACTCGCCGCGCTTGGCGGCTGGGAGGGTTTTCGCGCGGCGCTTCCTGCCGACCCGGGCTATGTCGACCCGTGGCGCAACGGCGCTTCCGGTTGGATGTATCTCGCCCTGCTCGGGCCCGCGTTCATCGTGTCCCCCGGACTCCTGCAGAAGATCTTTGGGGCGAGGGACGACCGGACCGTTCGCATCGGCGTCGGGCTCAATGCGTTGGTGCTGCTCGGCTTTGCGGCCGTTCCCGTGCTCATGGGCATGATGGCGCGCGTTTCGCACCCCGCGCTGGCGTCGCCGCAGCTCGCCCTGCCCACGCTGCTGGTGCACGACGTGCCCGTGGGCATCGGCGCGCTCGGGCTGGCGGCCCTGTTCTCGGCGGAGGTCAGCAGCGCCGATGCAATCCTCTTCATGCTGGCCACGTCGCTGTCGCAGGACCTGTACAAGCGCACCCTCCGGCCATCAGCAACGGACGCGCAGGTCCTGCGGGTGGCGCGCTTCGCCGCGGTAGCCGGGGGAGGGCTGGGCATCGCGATCGCGCTGGCGGCGGACACGATCGTGGGGACGCTTTCGTTCTTCTACAGCGTGCTTGGCGTCTGTCTGTTCGTACCCATCGTGGGCGGACTCACGGTGCGACGCGTTGACACGCGCGCCACGCTCTGGGCGATCGTCGGCGGGATCGTGGTGATGCTCGGGCTCCGCCTCGGCGCCGGGGAGGCCTGGCACGGGCTGACGCCGGCGATGGTCGGCCTGGCCACCGCGCTCCTCGCGGCCGCGGGCTCCGTGGCGCTCGGCCCGGCGCGCGCCGGGTCGCGGTGA
- a CDS encoding vitamin B12-dependent ribonucleotide reductase: protein MPLPTKPPAGPLQLTSNALTVLGKRYLVKDATGKPRETPEALFWRVASVVAEADRRYGASEGAVNEVADAFYRLMTERRFEPNSPTLMNAGRPLGQLSACFVLPVEDALSNGSNGIYDTLRSMALIHQSGGGTGFSFSRLRSRGSMVRSTTGVASGPVSFMKLYDASTDAVKQGGTRRGANMGILRVDHPDIMDFVTCKEDLTQITNFNISVAVTTKFMDALEVNGSYDLVEPSSGKVVGQLDARMVWDKMIEGAWRTGEPGVFFIDEANRYNPVPHLGSYEATNPCGEQPLLAYDVCNLGSINIGYYVVDGRMDWNALRRDIHLSTHFLDNIIDVNKYPLPEIDALSKRIRRIGLGVMGFADALIRLGIAYDTPEGVEFGRQLMEFVDVESKKESQRLAEERGAFPEWARSIFGPDETCARDAEGKRIRSMQLLRNCNVTTVAPTGTISIIAGCSSGLEPLFAVAFMRNQAGVMMPDVNEDFVAIAQKEGWYSDALMEKIAKEGHIHFAEVPERWQRVFVTANEIKPEWHIRMQEAFQKHTDSAISKTTNFAHTATQDDVRAIYEQAYQAKCKGVTVYRDGSRDGQVLSTGTTEKAKAEREGKVDPAEKRELGALQGTIAELEADVERLKKALFDAESENLQRRAKRSRPDTLRSTSIRKETPLGTMYVHISEDEKGQPFDVFINLGKAGGSAMADAEAMGRLISLALRSGIPLASVHKQLRGISSDRAVGLGPSKVLSVPDAIGAALFDWNKEKQGVQQELISSPAPGAPPAIETVVASVPVAGGPSGEQLAFGAIEDGAQSFIGTCPDCGSQLEFAEGCVKCHVCGFSECG from the coding sequence ATGCCCCTTCCCACCAAGCCTCCCGCCGGCCCCCTCCAGCTGACCTCCAATGCGCTCACCGTGCTCGGCAAGCGCTATCTGGTCAAGGATGCGACAGGGAAGCCGCGGGAAACACCGGAGGCGCTCTTCTGGCGCGTGGCTTCGGTGGTGGCGGAGGCGGATCGGCGGTACGGGGCGTCGGAGGGGGCGGTCAACGAGGTCGCGGATGCGTTCTATAGGCTGATGACCGAGCGTCGGTTCGAGCCTAACTCGCCGACCCTCATGAACGCCGGCCGGCCCCTGGGCCAGCTCTCGGCGTGTTTCGTGCTGCCCGTCGAAGATGCGCTGTCGAACGGCAGCAACGGGATCTACGACACGCTGCGCTCGATGGCGCTCATCCATCAGAGCGGTGGTGGCACCGGCTTCTCGTTTTCGCGTCTGCGTTCCCGTGGTTCCATGGTGCGCTCCACGACGGGCGTTGCGTCGGGGCCGGTGTCGTTCATGAAGCTCTATGACGCGTCGACCGATGCCGTGAAGCAGGGCGGTACACGTCGTGGCGCCAACATGGGCATCCTGCGCGTCGATCACCCTGACATCATGGACTTCGTGACCTGCAAGGAGGATCTGACGCAGATCACGAACTTCAACATCTCCGTCGCTGTCACCACGAAGTTCATGGATGCGCTCGAGGTGAACGGCTCCTACGATCTCGTCGAGCCGTCGTCAGGCAAGGTCGTGGGCCAGCTCGATGCTCGGATGGTGTGGGACAAGATGATCGAAGGCGCGTGGCGCACGGGTGAGCCTGGGGTCTTCTTCATCGACGAGGCCAACCGGTACAACCCCGTGCCGCACCTGGGGTCGTACGAGGCGACCAATCCGTGTGGTGAGCAACCGCTCCTCGCCTACGACGTCTGCAACCTCGGCTCCATCAACATCGGGTACTATGTCGTCGACGGGCGCATGGACTGGAACGCCCTGCGGCGCGACATCCACCTGTCCACGCACTTCCTCGACAACATCATCGACGTCAACAAGTATCCGCTGCCGGAGATCGACGCGCTGTCCAAGCGCATCCGTCGCATCGGTCTGGGCGTGATGGGTTTCGCGGATGCACTGATTCGTTTGGGGATTGCCTACGACACGCCCGAAGGCGTGGAGTTCGGTCGGCAGCTCATGGAGTTCGTCGACGTCGAGTCCAAGAAGGAATCCCAGCGGCTGGCCGAGGAGCGTGGAGCTTTCCCCGAGTGGGCGCGATCGATCTTCGGGCCTGACGAGACGTGCGCCCGCGACGCCGAGGGCAAGCGCATCCGCTCGATGCAGCTCCTCCGCAACTGCAACGTCACGACCGTGGCGCCCACCGGCACCATCTCGATCATCGCCGGCTGCTCGTCGGGTCTCGAGCCGCTCTTCGCCGTGGCCTTCATGCGCAACCAGGCCGGCGTGATGATGCCCGACGTGAACGAGGACTTCGTCGCGATTGCGCAGAAGGAGGGCTGGTACAGCGACGCGCTGATGGAGAAGATCGCGAAGGAGGGTCACATCCACTTCGCCGAGGTGCCCGAGCGCTGGCAGCGCGTGTTCGTGACCGCCAACGAGATCAAGCCGGAGTGGCACATCCGGATGCAGGAGGCTTTCCAGAAGCACACGGACTCGGCGATCTCCAAGACCACCAACTTCGCCCATACCGCCACGCAGGACGACGTGCGCGCCATCTACGAGCAGGCGTACCAGGCGAAGTGCAAGGGCGTGACCGTCTATCGCGACGGCTCGCGTGACGGTCAGGTGTTGTCCACCGGTACGACGGAGAAGGCGAAGGCCGAGCGCGAAGGGAAGGTCGATCCAGCGGAAAAGCGCGAACTGGGTGCCCTGCAGGGCACCATCGCCGAGCTCGAGGCCGACGTGGAGCGGCTCAAGAAGGCGCTGTTCGACGCCGAGAGCGAGAACCTGCAGCGCCGGGCCAAGCGCTCCCGTCCCGACACATTGCGTTCGACGTCGATCCGCAAGGAGACGCCGTTAGGCACGATGTACGTGCACATCTCCGAAGACGAAAAGGGCCAGCCGTTCGACGTGTTCATCAACCTGGGCAAGGCCGGCGGCTCGGCCATGGCGGACGCCGAAGCGATGGGGCGGCTGATCTCGCTCGCCCTTCGGTCAGGGATCCCCCTGGCGTCGGTGCACAAGCAGCTGCGCGGGATTTCGTCTGATCGCGCGGTGGGGCTTGGGCCGAGCAAGGTGCTGTCGGTGCCTGACGCGATCGGTGCGGCGCTGTTTGACTGGAACAAGGAGAAGCAGGGGGTTCAGCAGGAGCTGATCTCTTCGCCAGCTCCGGGTGCGCCGCCGGCGATCGAGACGGTGGTGGCGTCGGTACCGGTGGCTGGAGGCCCGTCAGGCGAGCAGCTGGCATTTGGGGCGATCGAAGACGGAGCGCAAAGCTTCATCGGGACGTGCCCGGATTGCGGGTCGCAGCTGGAGTTTGCCGAGGGGTGCGTGAAGTGTCACGTGTGCGGCTTCAGTGAGTGCGGCTAA
- a CDS encoding Uma2 family endonuclease produces MRFDRDLRTFTVDEYLRLERDAEVRHELVGGERFALSGGTLRHNAIALNLAAHLRILTRDRGCRVFVSDVKVRVASDVFYYPDVVLTCAAVRDADVVVHDPYLLIEVTSPSTAAVDRREKLVAYRRLPSLQHYLIVSQHRRQVTLHSRDEVSGEWTAESRAGVGSLRLSGLSGSISLDDVYEGVALPVPGEPEPDEFAGFEA; encoded by the coding sequence ATGCGGTTCGATCGCGACCTCCGGACCTTCACCGTCGACGAATACCTGCGTCTCGAGCGCGACGCCGAGGTGCGCCACGAGCTTGTGGGAGGTGAGCGGTTTGCCCTGTCCGGCGGCACGCTGCGCCACAACGCGATCGCGCTCAACCTCGCCGCGCACCTCCGGATCCTGACCCGTGACCGCGGCTGCCGCGTCTTCGTGAGCGATGTCAAGGTACGCGTGGCGAGCGACGTGTTCTACTACCCGGACGTGGTGCTCACCTGCGCTGCCGTCCGTGACGCCGACGTGGTCGTGCACGACCCGTATCTGCTGATCGAGGTGACCTCGCCCTCCACGGCAGCGGTCGATCGCCGTGAGAAACTGGTCGCCTATCGGCGGCTTCCATCGCTGCAGCACTACCTCATCGTGAGTCAGCACCGACGCCAGGTCACGCTGCATTCGCGCGACGAGGTGTCGGGGGAATGGACTGCGGAGTCACGGGCCGGTGTCGGGAGTCTTCGGCTGAGCGGCCTCTCCGGTTCCATCAGCCTCGACGACGTGTACGAGGGCGTGGCGCTTCCCGTCCCTGGGGAACCAGAGCCGGACGAGTTCGCCGGGTTCGAGGCATAG
- a CDS encoding metallophosphoesterase — protein sequence MPTGIRWFAMLWGACLVSSAAAAQIRGTVYEDRNANGRRDAGEAGLARVAVSNQSDVVATASTGEFTLTTFGTGVVSISLPDGFAPTTPWWRPAPGGDRGAPFEFGLRQSPTPREFTFVHASDTHIAASSVERTRRFKRLVDSLAPAFVIVTGDLVRDALRVGESEATGYYELFNREIAPFTRPVWTVPGNHEAFGIERDRSGVAASHPLYGRTMYRRYRGPDYYSFNAGGIHFVGLNSVDIDDQRYYGHIDSLQLAWLARDLALVPANVPVVTFNHIPFATAVDMMNGFSEAPPAPSLITVAGHTAYRHVVSNFNDVLQVLKARPYPVALQGHMHVREALRYDGIPTRFFTSAAIVGDTPGRAFTFPSGVTLFRVKDGVIDDGVFIALR from the coding sequence GTGCCGACGGGCATCAGATGGTTCGCCATGCTGTGGGGCGCTTGCCTGGTCTCGAGTGCGGCCGCGGCACAGATCCGCGGCACCGTGTACGAGGACCGCAATGCGAACGGGCGCCGAGACGCTGGGGAGGCAGGCCTGGCGCGGGTGGCCGTGTCCAACCAGTCCGATGTCGTGGCGACGGCGTCGACTGGCGAGTTCACACTGACCACCTTCGGCACCGGCGTGGTGTCCATCAGTCTCCCGGACGGCTTTGCGCCGACAACACCGTGGTGGCGACCGGCTCCGGGTGGCGACCGCGGTGCTCCGTTCGAGTTCGGGCTCAGGCAGTCGCCGACGCCGCGGGAGTTCACGTTCGTCCACGCCAGCGATACCCACATTGCCGCATCGAGCGTCGAGCGCACGCGTCGCTTCAAGCGGTTGGTCGATTCGCTGGCGCCCGCCTTCGTGATCGTCACGGGCGATCTCGTGCGCGATGCGCTGCGCGTCGGCGAATCCGAAGCCACCGGGTACTACGAACTGTTCAACCGCGAGATCGCACCGTTCACGCGGCCAGTGTGGACCGTGCCGGGCAATCACGAGGCGTTCGGCATCGAACGGGACCGCTCCGGGGTCGCGGCGTCGCATCCGCTCTACGGACGCACGATGTATCGGCGCTACCGCGGCCCGGACTACTACTCGTTCAACGCGGGCGGCATCCACTTCGTCGGCCTGAATAGCGTCGACATCGACGATCAGCGCTACTACGGGCATATCGACTCGCTTCAGTTGGCGTGGCTCGCCCGGGATCTCGCGCTCGTGCCGGCGAATGTCCCCGTGGTCACGTTCAACCACATTCCGTTCGCGACCGCCGTCGACATGATGAACGGTTTCAGCGAAGCGCCGCCCGCACCTTCCCTGATCACGGTGGCGGGCCACACGGCGTATCGGCACGTGGTGTCCAACTTCAACGATGTGCTGCAGGTACTGAAGGCGCGACCCTACCCGGTCGCGCTGCAGGGGCACATGCACGTGCGCGAGGCCCTGCGTTACGATGGCATTCCGACGCGCTTCTTCACGTCGGCGGCGATCGTCGGCGACACACCAGGCCGTGCCTTCACGTTTCCGTCAGGGGTGACGCTCTTTCGCGTGAAGGACGGCGTGATCGACGACGGCGTGTTCATCGCGCTGCGCTAG